Proteins encoded in a region of the Ruegeria sp. AD91A genome:
- a CDS encoding RSP_2647 family RNA methyltransferase, translating into MTQSADRPRIRLKPKANARGLRHGFPWVYANDIVTDRRTRKIPAGALAVLEDDKRAPIALVAVNPESKIMCRVLDRDIEAQLDAAWFESRLRHAVDLRERLFAAPYYRLIHAEADGLPGVIIDRFGEACVIQPNAAWAEAHLDLLTEALVKVTGVTTVLKNASGRTRGLEGLDDVNQTLRGTAPDAPLPVPMNGATYMADLTGGQKTGLFYDQRPNHAFAARLVHPDAQVLDVFSHVGGFGLAMLAGGAGQALSVDGSAAALDLAKKGAKASNLADKLQTRQGDAFDVLAQLGEEGAQFDVVVCDPPAFAPSKQALDAGLRAYERIARLAAPLVKPGGYLGLCSCSHAADLGRFRDASSRGIGRAGRQAQLIHTGFAGPDHPQLPQLAESGYLKAVFYRL; encoded by the coding sequence ATGACCCAATCTGCCGACCGCCCCCGTATCCGCCTGAAACCCAAAGCCAATGCGCGCGGTCTGCGCCATGGCTTCCCGTGGGTCTACGCCAATGACATTGTCACCGACCGCCGCACCCGCAAGATTCCAGCGGGCGCCTTGGCCGTACTCGAAGACGACAAACGCGCGCCCATCGCGCTGGTGGCAGTCAACCCCGAGTCTAAGATCATGTGCCGGGTGCTGGATCGTGACATTGAAGCGCAGCTTGACGCGGCGTGGTTCGAGAGCCGTTTGCGGCATGCCGTTGATCTGCGCGAGCGCCTGTTTGCTGCCCCATATTACCGCTTGATCCATGCAGAAGCGGATGGCTTGCCCGGCGTTATCATCGACCGCTTTGGCGAGGCCTGTGTCATTCAGCCGAACGCGGCCTGGGCCGAGGCGCACCTGGACCTGCTGACAGAAGCTCTGGTCAAAGTCACAGGCGTGACTACGGTGCTGAAGAACGCCTCTGGCCGCACGCGTGGGCTGGAGGGGCTGGACGACGTCAATCAAACTTTGCGCGGAACGGCGCCTGATGCGCCCCTGCCGGTGCCGATGAATGGCGCCACCTACATGGCGGATCTGACAGGCGGTCAGAAAACCGGGCTGTTTTATGACCAGCGCCCCAACCACGCCTTTGCCGCGCGCCTGGTTCATCCCGATGCGCAGGTATTGGACGTGTTCAGCCATGTGGGCGGCTTCGGTCTGGCGATGCTTGCAGGCGGTGCGGGGCAGGCATTGTCCGTTGATGGCTCAGCCGCCGCGCTCGACCTGGCGAAAAAAGGGGCCAAAGCGTCGAACCTTGCTGATAAGTTACAGACCCGACAAGGCGACGCGTTCGACGTGCTGGCCCAGTTGGGCGAAGAAGGTGCGCAATTTGACGTGGTGGTCTGCGATCCACCCGCCTTTGCGCCTTCCAAGCAGGCGCTGGATGCGGGTCTGCGCGCGTATGAACGTATCGCAAGACTGGCGGCACCTCTGGTCAAACCCGGTGGTTACCTGGGCCTGTGTTCGTGTTCGCACGCCGCTGATCTAGGCCGTTTTCGTGATGCGTCCTCCCGTGGGATTGGCCGCGCCGGGCGCCAAGCCCAACTGATCCACACCGGCTTTGCAGGCCCCGATCACCCGCAATTGCCGCAACTGGCGGAAAGCGGCTATCTCAAAGCGGTGTTCTATCGCCTATGA
- a CDS encoding M48 family metallopeptidase, with protein MLRLTPILLAIGYAIVMYRISVWRTHRELDAKSTELADPALKRMTDRLAAALGIDRVPVYIYEIDPVNGLAAPDGRIFITRGFYRKFRNGEVSAEEMASVIAHELGHVALGHARRRMIDFSGQNAMRTALILVLNRFIPFIGAMIANALTALLASRLSRGDEYEADEYAAALLTKAGIGIGPQKSLFHKLEDLTQQRAGVVPAWLMSHPKTGERIAALEKLEQRWARG; from the coding sequence ATGCTCCGATTGACCCCGATCCTTCTTGCAATTGGCTACGCCATCGTGATGTACCGGATTTCCGTCTGGCGCACGCATCGTGAGTTGGACGCAAAGTCGACCGAACTGGCCGATCCGGCGCTGAAACGAATGACGGACCGGCTGGCGGCAGCTTTGGGCATCGATCGGGTGCCGGTTTACATCTATGAGATCGATCCGGTGAATGGGCTGGCTGCTCCGGATGGTCGAATTTTCATCACGCGCGGGTTTTACCGAAAATTCCGCAACGGAGAAGTTTCTGCCGAGGAGATGGCCAGCGTGATCGCACATGAGCTGGGTCACGTCGCCCTGGGTCATGCGCGGCGGCGAATGATTGATTTCTCGGGCCAGAACGCAATGCGGACCGCTTTGATACTGGTGTTGAACCGTTTCATCCCATTCATCGGTGCGATGATCGCCAATGCGCTGACTGCCCTTTTGGCCTCGCGCCTGTCGCGAGGGGATGAGTATGAGGCGGATGAATATGCCGCGGCTTTGCTGACCAAGGCCGGCATCGGGATCGGACCTCAGAAGTCACTTTTTCACAAGCTGGAAGACCTGACGCAGCAACGGGCGGGTGTTGTGCCGGCCTGGTTAATGAGCCATCCGAAAACAGGCGAACGAATTGCAGCGCTTGAGAAACTTGAGCAGCGTTGGGCGCGTGGCTGA
- a CDS encoding RDD family protein: protein MNHLPDPDTQPDFYRSVTSKRFVAWLFDVAFISLLCTVAILLSAGLGLFFLAAIYAVISFVYRVVTITNGSATLGMRFMGIELRDAFGERMDMGKAIAHTAGYFVSMAVAVIQIISVIMMLTSARGQGLTDSFLGTVMINRRA, encoded by the coding sequence ATGAACCACCTGCCTGACCCGGATACCCAACCCGATTTCTACCGCTCGGTGACGAGCAAACGCTTTGTCGCGTGGTTGTTTGATGTCGCCTTCATCTCGCTGCTCTGCACGGTGGCGATTCTATTGAGCGCAGGCCTCGGTCTGTTTTTTCTGGCGGCGATCTATGCCGTGATCAGCTTTGTCTATCGCGTTGTCACCATAACCAACGGCTCGGCCACACTGGGCATGCGGTTCATGGGAATCGAATTGCGCGACGCATTCGGAGAGCGGATGGATATGGGCAAGGCCATCGCCCACACTGCCGGTTATTTCGTCAGCATGGCGGTCGCAGTGATTCAGATCATCTCGGTGATCATGATGCTGACCAGCGCCCGCGGCCAGGGACTGACCGACAGTTTTCTGGGCACGGTCATGATCAATCGACGGGCCTGA
- a CDS encoding VWA domain-containing protein, with amino-acid sequence MFLPFFENLRKAGIPVSLREYLTFLEGMKKGLATYDVEAFYYLARVSMVKDERNIDKFDRAFAASFEGLNEISFDQVLEAVDIPGDWLAKLAEKHLTDEEKAEIEALGGFDKLMETLRERLKEQQGRHQGGNKWIGTAGTSPFGAYGYNPEGVRIGQKESRHQRAVKVWDKREFRNLDDTVELGTRNIKVALKRLRRWAREGAAEELDLDGTIRATAEHGYLDVKTRPERHNAVKVLLFLDVGGSMDPHIKVVEELFSAARTEFKHLEYYYFHNCLYEGVWRDNRRRWDQQTPTHEVFRTYGSDYKCIFVGDASMSPYEIAYPGGANEHWNAEAGQVWLQRARDQWASNLWINPVPEKYWEYTHSIGMIREIFEDRMVPMTLAGLEQGMRELTR; translated from the coding sequence ATGTTCCTGCCCTTTTTCGAAAACCTTCGCAAAGCTGGCATCCCGGTATCGCTTCGGGAGTATCTGACTTTTCTGGAAGGCATGAAAAAGGGTCTTGCCACCTATGATGTCGAGGCGTTCTACTATCTCGCCCGCGTTTCGATGGTGAAGGACGAACGCAACATCGACAAGTTCGACCGCGCCTTTGCCGCCAGTTTCGAAGGGCTGAACGAAATCAGTTTCGATCAAGTTCTGGAGGCCGTCGATATCCCCGGTGATTGGTTGGCCAAACTAGCCGAAAAACACCTGACGGATGAAGAAAAAGCCGAGATCGAAGCGCTTGGCGGGTTCGACAAGCTGATGGAAACACTGCGCGAACGCCTCAAGGAACAACAAGGCCGTCATCAGGGCGGAAACAAGTGGATCGGCACAGCCGGAACTTCTCCGTTCGGGGCCTATGGATACAACCCCGAAGGGGTCCGCATCGGTCAGAAGGAAAGCCGCCACCAGCGCGCGGTCAAAGTCTGGGACAAACGGGAATTCAGGAATCTGGACGACACGGTTGAACTGGGCACGCGCAACATCAAAGTTGCTTTGAAACGCCTGCGCCGCTGGGCGCGCGAAGGCGCTGCCGAGGAACTGGATCTGGATGGCACCATACGCGCCACCGCCGAACATGGCTATCTGGATGTCAAAACCCGCCCCGAACGCCACAACGCAGTCAAGGTACTGCTGTTTCTGGATGTCGGCGGATCAATGGACCCGCATATCAAGGTGGTCGAGGAATTGTTCTCAGCCGCGCGAACCGAGTTCAAGCATCTCGAATACTACTACTTCCACAATTGCCTCTATGAAGGTGTCTGGCGCGACAACCGCCGCCGGTGGGATCAGCAGACCCCGACCCACGAGGTTTTTCGCACCTATGGCAGTGACTATAAGTGCATCTTCGTCGGCGACGCCTCGATGAGCCCCTATGAGATCGCCTATCCCGGCGGCGCAAACGAGCATTGGAACGCAGAGGCAGGTCAGGTCTGGCTGCAACGCGCGCGGGATCAATGGGCATCGAACCTGTGGATCAACCCTGTGCCCGAGAAGTACTGGGAATACACCCATTCAATCGGCATGATCCGTGAAATCTTTGAAGATCGCATGGTGCCAATGACTCTGGCCGGTCTGGAACAGGGCATGAGGGAACTGACTCGGTAG
- a CDS encoding arginyltransferase: MRHTLPIAPQFYVTAPQPCPYLDGRMERKLFTALQGEGAEQLNNSLSQQGFRRSQNVLYRPSCTDCAACLSARIDVSAFRATKSQKRAIKRNGYLERRATSPWATDEQYELFRRYLDTRHADGGMADMDVFEFAAMIEETPIRSRVVEYADPETGDLIAVSLTDVLDDGLSMVYSFYDPNQPQNSLGTYMILDHIDIACEAGLPYIYLGYWVPGSPKMGYKAKFSGLEAYIQGEWQKIKDPNAFCGSSRHPLSTAPIAEQVANIQLPDRHPTKG; encoded by the coding sequence ATGCGACACACGCTGCCAATTGCGCCACAATTCTATGTCACGGCCCCGCAACCCTGCCCTTATCTCGACGGCAGGATGGAGCGTAAGCTGTTCACCGCACTACAGGGCGAAGGCGCGGAACAGTTGAACAATTCCCTGTCGCAGCAGGGATTTCGCCGGTCACAGAATGTACTCTATCGCCCCTCTTGCACCGATTGTGCGGCCTGTCTGTCAGCCCGGATCGACGTTTCGGCGTTCCGCGCAACAAAGAGCCAGAAACGCGCGATAAAACGCAACGGATACCTAGAACGTCGCGCGACGTCGCCCTGGGCAACGGACGAGCAATACGAACTGTTCCGCCGCTATCTTGACACCCGGCACGCCGATGGCGGCATGGCTGATATGGACGTGTTCGAATTTGCGGCGATGATCGAAGAAACTCCGATCCGAAGCCGCGTGGTGGAATATGCAGATCCGGAGACCGGAGACCTGATCGCTGTCAGCCTGACCGATGTGCTCGATGATGGGCTGAGCATGGTTTATTCCTTCTACGATCCGAACCAGCCTCAGAATTCTCTGGGTACCTATATGATCCTGGATCACATTGACATCGCGTGCGAAGCTGGCCTGCCCTATATCTACCTGGGCTACTGGGTCCCCGGCAGCCCCAAGATGGGCTACAAGGCAAAATTCTCTGGGCTGGAGGCTTATATTCAGGGCGAATGGCAAAAGATCAAAGATCCGAACGCCTTCTGCGGTTCATCCCGGCATCCCCTTTCCACCGCTCCGATTGCCGAGCAAGTGGCCAATATTCAGCTTCCGGACCGCCACCCGACCAAGGGTTGA
- a CDS encoding DUF2852 domain-containing protein, producing MTALSDPAVPANPGWLYRIEAWLDDKGKGAWIAAMVLGFIFFWPVGLALLAYMIWSKRMFSKSCSRRKSWHSHMSAMKPSGNSAFDAYKSDTLARLEREQQDFEAFLRRLRDAKDKAEFDEFMDERARENHEDDGKATPA from the coding sequence ATGACCGCACTGTCCGACCCCGCCGTCCCCGCGAATCCGGGATGGCTTTATCGAATTGAGGCCTGGCTGGATGACAAAGGCAAGGGGGCGTGGATCGCCGCCATGGTCCTTGGTTTCATCTTCTTCTGGCCAGTTGGCCTGGCCCTTCTGGCTTACATGATCTGGAGCAAACGCATGTTCAGCAAATCCTGCAGTCGCCGCAAATCCTGGCACAGCCACATGAGCGCGATGAAGCCGTCCGGCAACAGCGCGTTTGACGCCTACAAGTCAGATACTCTGGCTCGCCTTGAACGCGAACAACAGGACTTCGAGGCGTTCCTGCGCCGCCTGCGCGATGCCAAGGACAAGGCCGAATTCGACGAGTTCATGGACGAACGCGCCCGCGAGAACCATGAAGACGACGGTAAAGCCACGCCTGCCTGA
- a CDS encoding RSP_2648 family PIN domain-containing protein: protein MKAVLDTCVIYPTVMREMLLGAARLGHFTPIWSARILEEWARAARKLGPTGEVQARAEIALTQAGWPKAERTANEGLHDRLWLPDAADIHVLATAIAASADMIVTVNAKDFPKDILAEEGLVRRDPDSLLHGFWQADPKGMNTLAAQVLAEASRLSGDQWTLRALMKKARLPRLGKALSA from the coding sequence ATGAAAGCCGTGCTCGACACCTGCGTCATCTATCCCACCGTGATGCGCGAGATGCTCTTGGGCGCTGCCCGCCTGGGTCATTTCACTCCGATCTGGTCCGCGCGCATCCTCGAAGAATGGGCCCGCGCCGCGCGCAAGCTTGGCCCAACGGGCGAGGTGCAAGCCCGGGCCGAAATCGCGCTGACACAAGCCGGCTGGCCCAAGGCCGAGCGGACTGCGAATGAAGGCCTGCACGACCGTCTTTGGCTGCCGGATGCCGCCGATATCCACGTGCTGGCGACGGCGATTGCCGCGTCCGCCGATATGATCGTCACGGTGAACGCCAAGGATTTTCCCAAAGACATATTGGCGGAAGAAGGCCTGGTCCGCAGAGATCCCGACAGCCTGCTGCATGGTTTCTGGCAAGCTGATCCAAAGGGTATGAACACGCTCGCGGCTCAGGTCCTTGCCGAGGCCAGCCGCCTCTCAGGTGATCAATGGACCCTGCGGGCACTGATGAAAAAAGCCCGGCTGCCACGTCTGGGCAAAGCCCTGAGTGCCTGA
- a CDS encoding nuclear transport factor 2 family protein encodes MEMTEHRTAPALNEILDLEKQVWMALVDGNASADRALLSADFLGVYPTGFANRDDHVGQFADAPTMAAFDLSDARLRVLTRDIVLLSYRADYLRPGATTREAMLISSLWERRNDVWVNSFSQDTPVQKT; translated from the coding sequence ATGGAAATGACAGAACACAGGACGGCACCTGCGCTTAATGAAATACTCGACCTGGAAAAGCAGGTCTGGATGGCGCTGGTGGACGGCAATGCAAGCGCGGATCGGGCTTTGCTGAGTGCAGATTTTCTTGGTGTGTATCCCACGGGATTTGCCAATCGTGACGACCACGTTGGGCAATTCGCGGATGCGCCGACAATGGCCGCGTTTGATCTGAGCGACGCGAGATTGCGCGTTCTGACACGGGATATCGTATTGCTGTCGTATCGTGCCGATTATCTGCGCCCGGGTGCGACAACGCGCGAAGCGATGCTGATTTCGTCGTTGTGGGAACGCAGAAACGACGTTTGGGTCAACAGTTTCAGTCAGGACACGCCGGTTCAGAAAACCTGA
- a CDS encoding glutamine-synthetase adenylyltransferase, whose protein sequence is MTDALDILRLPHAFDPSLGDEARALMPDLPAEMGELVAGTAGSSPYLKSLIEQEKGWLPEALMHPDQALDNVMTAARDLLPDQLKPGLRQAKRRMALLTALADIAGAWPLEKVTAALTDFGALAADVAAKAEIATLIRRKKLPGMTEEDVETAAGLVILAMGKMGAHELNYSSDIDLIVLFDETRFDPDDFYEARQGMVRATRNFCATLSDKTADGYVFRTDLRLRPDPAVTPVCMAMEAAERYYESLGRTWERAAYIKARPCAGDLSAGQRFLDGLRPFVWRRHLDFAAIQDAHDMRLRIRENKGTGGSLSIPGHDMKLGQGGIREIEFFTQTRQLIAGGRDADLRVRGTVPGLAALASKGWVPQDVANKLTDHYRAHREVEHRIQMIHDAQTHKVPSSSDGIERVACLMGISSAELTQDLTNRLTEVHELTEGFFAPGPGAAPVQVQDVEFDKSVLARWTTYPALRSQRGARIFERLRPELLSRLAKTAKPDEALMALDGFLAGLPAGVQLFSLFEANPQLIELLTDIVGTSHALASHLSRNASVFDAVIGGSFFADWPGQEALQAELTQALSEETDYETQLDLARRWCKEWHFRVGVHHLRGLIDGAQAGQQYAELAQSVIAAILPHVTENFARKHGPAPGRGAAVLGMGSLGAGRINSQSDLDMIVIYDPLDQDMSEGPRPLATRTYYARFTQALITALSAPMSQGRLYEVDMRLRPSGNQGPVATSWASFVNYQQNEAWVWEHLALTRAHVVAGDAGLAEEIEAFRTEFLSHPRERGKVLRDVAEMRSRLAAAKAPAGIWDAKNGPGRLMDIELMAETGALLAGSAQRDVSSGLDGAVAAGLLDVAQAQSLKACYDLCWSVQCAARLLSGKAIEADKIGEGGTAFLCRATGFEQVEALQAALLESYTTAADLIGGVIKGDEDGAQH, encoded by the coding sequence ATGACTGACGCTCTTGACATTTTACGACTTCCGCATGCTTTCGATCCATCCCTCGGGGATGAAGCGCGGGCCTTGATGCCAGATTTGCCGGCTGAGATGGGGGAATTGGTGGCGGGCACCGCCGGTTCGAGCCCCTATCTGAAAAGCTTGATCGAACAAGAGAAGGGCTGGCTGCCCGAGGCTCTGATGCACCCGGATCAGGCGCTGGATAACGTGATGACCGCCGCGCGCGATCTGCTGCCGGACCAGTTGAAGCCCGGATTGCGGCAGGCCAAGCGGCGTATGGCCCTGCTTACGGCGTTGGCCGATATTGCAGGTGCGTGGCCACTAGAGAAGGTTACTGCGGCCCTGACCGATTTCGGCGCTCTAGCCGCCGATGTTGCCGCCAAGGCCGAGATCGCAACGCTGATCCGGCGCAAGAAGCTGCCGGGTATGACCGAGGAAGATGTCGAAACCGCAGCCGGGTTGGTCATCCTGGCGATGGGAAAGATGGGCGCGCATGAGCTGAACTACAGCTCGGACATCGATCTGATCGTTTTGTTTGACGAGACGCGCTTTGATCCGGATGACTTTTACGAGGCCCGGCAGGGCATGGTTCGGGCCACGCGCAACTTCTGTGCGACGTTGAGTGATAAGACGGCGGACGGCTATGTTTTCCGCACGGATCTGAGGCTGCGCCCCGATCCCGCCGTGACACCGGTTTGCATGGCGATGGAGGCCGCCGAACGGTATTATGAAAGCCTGGGCCGAACCTGGGAGCGCGCCGCTTATATCAAGGCACGGCCCTGTGCCGGTGATCTGTCCGCAGGGCAGCGTTTCCTTGACGGCCTGCGACCCTTTGTCTGGCGCCGCCATCTGGATTTTGCCGCCATTCAGGACGCCCATGACATGCGTCTGCGCATCCGCGAAAACAAAGGCACCGGAGGGTCCTTGTCGATCCCCGGGCACGACATGAAACTGGGACAGGGCGGTATCCGCGAGATTGAGTTCTTTACACAAACCCGTCAGTTGATTGCGGGCGGCCGGGATGCTGACCTGCGGGTGCGTGGTACCGTTCCCGGTCTGGCGGCGCTGGCCTCCAAAGGGTGGGTGCCGCAGGATGTTGCCAATAAGCTGACCGATCATTACCGCGCGCACCGCGAAGTCGAACACCGCATCCAGATGATTCATGACGCGCAGACCCACAAGGTGCCGAGTTCGTCTGATGGGATCGAGCGGGTTGCTTGTCTGATGGGGATCAGCAGTGCCGAGTTGACGCAAGACCTGACAAATCGCCTGACCGAAGTGCATGAGTTGACCGAAGGATTCTTTGCCCCAGGACCGGGTGCGGCACCGGTCCAAGTGCAGGATGTGGAATTCGATAAAAGCGTTTTGGCCCGCTGGACGACATACCCGGCCCTGAGGTCCCAGCGCGGCGCGCGGATTTTTGAACGTCTGCGGCCCGAGCTGCTGTCGCGTCTTGCTAAAACCGCAAAGCCCGATGAAGCATTGATGGCTTTGGACGGGTTTCTGGCAGGCCTGCCAGCCGGGGTGCAGCTGTTTTCGCTGTTTGAGGCGAATCCGCAACTGATCGAGCTGTTAACCGATATCGTTGGCACGTCGCATGCTCTGGCCTCGCATCTGTCGCGCAACGCGTCTGTTTTTGACGCGGTGATCGGGGGCAGTTTCTTTGCGGATTGGCCGGGACAAGAGGCGTTGCAAGCGGAATTGACGCAGGCTCTGTCGGAAGAAACAGACTATGAAACCCAGCTTGATCTTGCACGGCGCTGGTGCAAGGAATGGCATTTCCGGGTTGGTGTGCATCACCTGCGCGGCCTGATCGACGGGGCGCAGGCGGGTCAGCAATATGCCGAACTGGCACAATCGGTCATCGCGGCCATCCTGCCGCATGTCACCGAGAATTTCGCCCGCAAACACGGCCCTGCACCGGGGCGCGGCGCTGCCGTGCTTGGGATGGGGTCGCTGGGGGCAGGCCGGATCAACTCGCAATCCGATCTGGACATGATCGTGATCTACGATCCCTTGGATCAGGACATGTCTGAGGGTCCGCGCCCTCTGGCCACGCGCACCTACTACGCGCGGTTCACGCAGGCCCTGATCACAGCGCTGTCCGCGCCGATGTCGCAGGGACGCTTGTATGAGGTCGATATGCGGCTGCGCCCTTCGGGCAATCAGGGGCCGGTTGCGACCAGTTGGGCCAGCTTTGTCAATTATCAGCAGAACGAAGCCTGGGTGTGGGAGCATCTGGCCCTGACCCGCGCGCATGTTGTTGCCGGGGATGCCGGGCTGGCCGAGGAAATCGAAGCCTTCCGCACCGAGTTTCTGTCGCACCCGCGAGAGCGGGGCAAAGTGCTGCGCGACGTGGCCGAAATGCGGTCGCGCCTAGCCGCGGCCAAGGCGCCCGCTGGCATATGGGACGCCAAGAACGGCCCCGGCCGATTGATGGATATCGAGTTGATGGCCGAAACCGGCGCCTTGCTGGCTGGGTCCGCACAGCGTGATGTGTCCTCTGGTCTGGATGGCGCCGTCGCAGCCGGGTTGCTGGATGTCGCACAGGCGCAATCTCTGAAAGCTTGCTATGACTTATGCTGGTCCGTGCAATGCGCGGCGCGGCTGCTTTCGGGCAAGGCTATCGAAGCCGACAAGATCGGCGAAGGCGGAACTGCTTTTTTGTGCCGTGCCACCGGGTTCGAACAGGTCGAGGCGCTACAGGCGGCTTTGCTGGAAAGTTATACGACCGCAGCCGATCTGATCGGGGGTGTGATCAAGGGGGACGAAGATGGCGCGCAGCACTGA
- a CDS encoding inorganic phosphate transporter, translated as MTDKNHEARHLETLDRDLRRFSRLELATAQAGRPFVGSGIAIAFIVIAGLLAAFLFGQGSNTLVVVIAAMFGAYMALNIGANDVANNMGPAVGANALTMGGAIVIAVIFESAGALIAGGDVVSTIAKGIIAPESMGTADVFIWAMMAALLSSALWVNLATWIGAPVSTTHSVVGGVMGAGIAAAGFGAVSWGTMSKIAASWVISPVLGGLVAAGFLWFIKARIIYQEDKIAAARKWVPMLVGIMAGAFASYLALKGLKKIIKIDLASALLIGAVCGGLIWAVMIPIIRRQSEGLENRNKSLKILFGIPLIVSAALLSFAHGANDVANAVGPLAAIVQASASGDFTQAVSIPFWVMIIGAFGISFGLFLFGPKLIRMVGSQITKLNPMRAYCVALSAAITVIVASWLGLPVSSTHIAVGAVFGVGFFREWDAERRLKRASLTVPERPRLAPEERRRRKLVRRSHFLTIIAAWVITVPAAAMLAAVLFLGIQAISG; from the coding sequence ATGACCGACAAGAACCATGAAGCGCGTCACCTGGAAACGCTCGACCGGGACCTGCGTCGCTTTTCACGCCTAGAATTGGCGACCGCTCAGGCTGGGCGACCCTTTGTGGGATCAGGTATCGCCATTGCATTCATTGTCATCGCGGGTCTCTTGGCTGCTTTCCTGTTCGGTCAGGGCAGCAACACGCTTGTCGTCGTGATCGCGGCGATGTTCGGGGCCTATATGGCGCTGAATATCGGCGCCAACGACGTCGCCAACAATATGGGACCTGCCGTGGGGGCGAATGCGCTTACCATGGGCGGAGCCATCGTGATTGCCGTTATTTTTGAAAGTGCCGGAGCGCTCATCGCCGGGGGCGATGTCGTATCGACCATTGCCAAAGGGATCATCGCGCCGGAAAGCATGGGAACGGCGGATGTATTCATATGGGCGATGATGGCGGCGCTGCTTTCCTCTGCGCTTTGGGTCAATCTGGCGACTTGGATTGGCGCGCCGGTTTCCACCACGCATTCGGTCGTGGGCGGTGTCATGGGGGCAGGGATTGCCGCTGCCGGGTTCGGGGCCGTAAGCTGGGGCACCATGAGCAAAATCGCAGCCAGTTGGGTAATCTCGCCAGTTCTGGGGGGCCTGGTCGCAGCTGGCTTCTTGTGGTTCATCAAGGCCAGGATCATCTATCAGGAAGACAAGATCGCCGCGGCCCGCAAGTGGGTGCCGATGCTGGTTGGGATCATGGCGGGCGCGTTTGCATCTTACCTGGCACTCAAGGGCCTCAAGAAAATCATCAAAATTGATCTCGCGTCGGCGTTGCTGATCGGTGCGGTCTGTGGCGGGCTGATCTGGGCCGTGATGATCCCGATTATCCGCCGCCAGTCTGAGGGACTTGAGAACCGCAACAAATCGCTGAAAATTCTGTTTGGAATTCCACTGATCGTTTCAGCCGCGTTGCTGAGCTTTGCGCATGGCGCAAATGACGTTGCCAACGCGGTGGGGCCGTTGGCCGCGATTGTGCAGGCTTCTGCCTCTGGCGATTTTACTCAGGCGGTCAGCATCCCGTTTTGGGTTATGATCATTGGTGCATTCGGCATTTCGTTCGGCCTGTTCCTGTTCGGCCCGAAACTGATCCGGATGGTTGGCAGCCAGATCACCAAGCTCAACCCGATGCGGGCCTATTGCGTCGCGCTTTCGGCTGCAATCACGGTGATCGTCGCAAGCTGGCTGGGTCTGCCTGTCAGCTCGACACATATCGCGGTTGGTGCAGTGTTCGGGGTCGGATTCTTTCGTGAATGGGATGCAGAGCGAAGGCTGAAACGGGCCAGCCTGACTGTTCCCGAGCGCCCCCGTCTCGCACCGGAGGAGCGCCGTCGCCGTAAACTGGTTCGCCGGTCCCATTTCCTGACCATCATTGCTGCGTGGGTTATCACGGTTCCCGCCGCAGCGATGCTGGCGGCGGTACTGTTTCTTGGGATTCAGGCAATTTCCGGATAA